One Corythoichthys intestinalis isolate RoL2023-P3 chromosome 9, ASM3026506v1, whole genome shotgun sequence DNA window includes the following coding sequences:
- the LOC130922058 gene encoding mitogen-activated protein kinase kinase kinase 12-like isoform X1, which produces MALIHEPRAPSPSLSGFNTPLSDPPSFRRLDAETPCTPEMDLTPTQCVLRNVLSIDTGGTVEPGRGGGDMPTPGPHQTPGEEQQEHFANSVLKLHEHDGSPARTEGEGTETDGGMVRREADNTRLQCQSNGGGGGFLEGLFGCLRPVWTMIGKAYSTEHKHDLDEAWEVPFEEISDLQWVGSGAQGAVFLGKLHGQEVAVKKVRNIKETDIKHLRKLKHPNIITFKGICTQAPCYCILMEYCAQGQLYEVLRAGRQITPSLLMDWAMGVAGGMNYLHLHKIIHRDLKSPNILITYDDAVKISDFGTSKELSDKSTKMSFAGTVAWMAPEVIRNEPVSEKVDIWSFGVVLWEMLTGEVPYKDVDSSAIIWGVGNNSLQLPVPDSCPDSFKLLLRQSWNCKPRNRPSFRQILLHLDIASADILSTPQETYFQSQAEWRDEVRHHFEKIKSEGTCLHRLDEELIKRRREELRHALDIREHYERKLERANNLYMELNAIMLQLELKEKELLKREQSLDKKYPGCFKHHSSRQSASSNSMEKLMKKRNVPQKLPAHSKRSVKPDILKSEVILPKLDSSMTQVTIPTKGSTSPGRSRRGKPRYRKAGKGGGNELAQLKATLSSSLAAISAGTGKQRLDPGAALRGLRHDLLLKKMSSSSPDLISTTLEAEERRKGRPGPGLDRAGSRSASAGLEEDGPDPGPDTGGEELAETPPRSDTPSEDAASVPFVSSPDSPCGRGAAAARPPSTGSPRVPQDGEEKEEGVVITRSPRSQRLTPSALLYRAAVTRSQRRGVSSEEEEGEVDSEVELPTRWRPASMSKCQSLSTFSSENLSVSDGEEGNTTERSHSGTPDAVSTNTDERLDDKSDDLLSQGSEIPADPSDPARRAASDGLSEKEAAVRRVRTQLAGHELNDDVLYDDSDCDSAELDQPGCVEPSQNW; this is translated from the exons ATGGCCCTCATACACGAGCCCCGCGCCCCATCTCCGTCTCTCTCTGGCTTCAACACCCCACTCTCCGATCCCCCGTCCTTTCGCCGGCTAGATGCTGAGACGCCTTGCACCCCTGAAATGGACCTGACGCCGACTCAGTGCGTCCTTCGAAACGTCCTCTCAATAGACACGGGTGGCACGGTGGAGCCCGGAAGAGGAGGTGGGGACATGCCAACTCCCGGGCCCCATCAGACGCCTGGCGAGGAACAACAAGAGCACTTTGCCAACAGCGTCCTCAAGCTGCACGAACATGACGGCAGTCCCGCCAGGACAGAGGGAGAGGGGACAGAGACTGATGGCGGCATGGTGCGGCGTGAGGCGGACAACACTAGGTTGCAGTGTCAGTCCAATGGAGGCGGCGGTGGCTTTTTGGAAGGCTTGTTCGGCTGTCTGCGACCTGTTTGGACTATGATCGGGAAGGCCTACTCCACGGAACACAAACATGACCTGGACG AAGCGTGGGAAGTCCCCTTCGAGGAAATATCGGATCTACAGTGGGTAGGCAGTGGCGCCCAGGGTGCCGTCTTCCTGGGCAAGCTGCACGGACAGGAAGTGGCCGTGAAGAAAGTTCGGAACATCAAGGAAACGGACATCAAGCACCTCCGAAAGCTCAAACACCCCAACATCATTACTTTCAA AGGGATCTGTACGCAAGCGCCATGTTACTGCATCCTCATGGAGTACTGTGCCCAAGGCCAACTGTATGAGGTGCTGCGAGCGGGTAGGCAGATCACGCCATCGCTCCTCATGGACTGGGCCATGGGCGTCGCCGGCGGGATGAACTACCTTCACCTCCACAAGATCATCCACAGAGACCTCAAATCGCCAAA TATTCTTATCACGTATGACGACGCGGTGAAGATCTCTGATTTTGGCACGTCTAAGGAGTTGAGCGACAAGAGCACCAAGATGTCCTTTGCTGGTACGGTGGCCTGGATGGCCCCCGAGGTCATACGGAACGAACCCGTCTCTGAGAAGGTGGACATTTG GTCTTTCGGCGTTGTGCTTTGGGAGATGCTGACAGGAGAGGTGCCCTACAAGGACGTGGACTCCTCCGCTATCATCTGGGGAGTGGGCAACAACAGCTTGCAGCTGCCCGTACCTGACAGCTGCCCCGACAGCTTCAAACTGCTCTTGAGGCAGAGCTG GAATTGCAAACCAAGAAACAGACCCTCGTTCCGACAGATTCTCCTGCATCTTGATATTGCTTCGGCGGACATTTTGTCGACTCCGCAAGAAACCTACTTCCAATCACAA GCCGAGTGGAGAGATGAGGTCAGGCATCACTTTGAGAAGATCAAGTCAGAGGGCACGTGTCTTCACCGGTTGGATGAGGAGCTCATCAAACGCCGCAGGGAGGAACTGAG ACATGCGCTTGACATCCGGGAGCACTACGAGAGGAAACTGGAGCGAGCCAACAATCTCTACATGGAGCTCAACGCCATCATGCTGCAGTTGGAACTCAAGGAGAAAGAGCTGCTCAA GAGGGAGCAGTCGCTGGACAAGAAGTACCCGGGCTGCTTCAAGCACCACAGCTCCAGACAATCGGCCTCCTCCAACTCCATGGAGAAACTCATGAAGAAACGCAACGTGCCTCAGAAGCTGCCCGCGCACAGCAAGAGGTCAGTTAA GCCGGACATACTGAAGTCAGAAGTGATCCTTCCCAAACTGGACTCGTCCATGACTCAGGTGACCATCCCCACCAAGGGCTCCACATCGCCGGGCCGCTCTCGCCGAGGCAAGCCTCGCTACAGGAAGGCGGGCAAAGGCGGCGGAAACGAGTTGGCTCAGCTCAAGGCCACACTGTCCTCGTCATTGGCCGCCATCAGTGCTGGCACCGGCAAGCAGCGCCTGGACCCCGGCGCCGCACTCAGGGGCCTGCGTCACGACTTGCTGCTCAAGAAGATGTCGTCCTCCAGCCCTGACCTCATCTCCACCACGCTGGAAGCGGAGGAGCGCCGCAAGGGCCGGCCCGGACCCGGCCTGGACCGGGCGGGCAGCCGGAGCGCCTCGGCCGGGCTAGAGGAAGACGGCCCGGACCCTGGCCCCGACACTGGCGGGGAAGAACTGGCGGAAACGCCCCCGCGCAGTGACACGCCCAGCGAAGACGCCGCCTCCGTCCCGTTCGTTAGCAGCCCCGACTCGCCCTGCGGCAGGGGGGCGGCGGCTGCGAGGCCCCCGTCCACCGGATCGCCCCGCGTTCCACAGGACGGCGAGGAAAAGGAGGAGGGTGTCGTCATCACGCGTTCGCCTAGAAGTCAGCGACTCACGCCGTCGGCGCTGCTCTACAGGGCGGCCGTCACGCGTAGTCAG AGGCGCGGCGTGTCCTCCGAAGAGGAAGAAGGCGAGGTGGACAGCGAAGTGGAGCTGCCAACAAGATG gAGGCCGGCAAGTATGAGCAAGTGCCAGTCGCTGTCCACGTTCAGCTCGGAGAACCTTTCCGTGTCGGACGGCGAGGAAGGCAACACCACAGAACGCTCGCACAGCGGCACTCCCGATGCAGTCAGCACCAACACGGACGAGCGTCTGGACGACAAGAGTGACGACCTCCTCTCACAAGGATCCGAAATACCCGCCGACCCCTCCGACCCGGCTCGCCGCGCCGCCTCCGACGGTCTCTCTGAGAAGGAAGCCGCCGTGCGACGCGTCCGGACGCAGCTAGCCGGACACGAGCTCAACGACGAC GTTCTCTATGATGACTCAGACTGCGACAGCGCCGAGCTGGACCAACCGGGCTGCGTGGAGCCCAGCCAGAACTGGTGA
- the LOC130922058 gene encoding mitogen-activated protein kinase kinase kinase 12-like isoform X2 — translation MALIHEPRAPSPSLSGFNTPLSDPPSFRRLDAETPCTPEMDLTPTQCVLRNVLSIDTGGTVEPGRGGGDMPTPGPHQTPGEEQQEHFANSVLKLHEHDGSPARTEGEGTETDGGMVRREADNTRLQCQSNGGGGGFLEGLFGCLRPVWTMIGKAYSTEHKHDLDEAWEVPFEEISDLQWVGSGAQGAVFLGKLHGQEVAVKKVRNIKETDIKHLRKLKHPNIITFKGICTQAPCYCILMEYCAQGQLYEVLRAGRQITPSLLMDWAMGVAGGMNYLHLHKIIHRDLKSPNILITYDDAVKISDFGTSKELSDKSTKMSFAGTVAWMAPEVIRNEPVSEKVDIWSFGVVLWEMLTGEVPYKDVDSSAIIWGVGNNSLQLPVPDSCPDSFKLLLRQSWNCKPRNRPSFRQILLHLDIASADILSTPQETYFQSQAEWRDEVRHHFEKIKSEGTCLHRLDEELIKRRREELRHALDIREHYERKLERANNLYMELNAIMLQLELKEKELLKREQSLDKKYPGCFKHHSSRQSASSNSMEKLMKKRNVPQKLPAHSKRPDILKSEVILPKLDSSMTQVTIPTKGSTSPGRSRRGKPRYRKAGKGGGNELAQLKATLSSSLAAISAGTGKQRLDPGAALRGLRHDLLLKKMSSSSPDLISTTLEAEERRKGRPGPGLDRAGSRSASAGLEEDGPDPGPDTGGEELAETPPRSDTPSEDAASVPFVSSPDSPCGRGAAAARPPSTGSPRVPQDGEEKEEGVVITRSPRSQRLTPSALLYRAAVTRSQRRGVSSEEEEGEVDSEVELPTRWRPASMSKCQSLSTFSSENLSVSDGEEGNTTERSHSGTPDAVSTNTDERLDDKSDDLLSQGSEIPADPSDPARRAASDGLSEKEAAVRRVRTQLAGHELNDDVLYDDSDCDSAELDQPGCVEPSQNW, via the exons ATGGCCCTCATACACGAGCCCCGCGCCCCATCTCCGTCTCTCTCTGGCTTCAACACCCCACTCTCCGATCCCCCGTCCTTTCGCCGGCTAGATGCTGAGACGCCTTGCACCCCTGAAATGGACCTGACGCCGACTCAGTGCGTCCTTCGAAACGTCCTCTCAATAGACACGGGTGGCACGGTGGAGCCCGGAAGAGGAGGTGGGGACATGCCAACTCCCGGGCCCCATCAGACGCCTGGCGAGGAACAACAAGAGCACTTTGCCAACAGCGTCCTCAAGCTGCACGAACATGACGGCAGTCCCGCCAGGACAGAGGGAGAGGGGACAGAGACTGATGGCGGCATGGTGCGGCGTGAGGCGGACAACACTAGGTTGCAGTGTCAGTCCAATGGAGGCGGCGGTGGCTTTTTGGAAGGCTTGTTCGGCTGTCTGCGACCTGTTTGGACTATGATCGGGAAGGCCTACTCCACGGAACACAAACATGACCTGGACG AAGCGTGGGAAGTCCCCTTCGAGGAAATATCGGATCTACAGTGGGTAGGCAGTGGCGCCCAGGGTGCCGTCTTCCTGGGCAAGCTGCACGGACAGGAAGTGGCCGTGAAGAAAGTTCGGAACATCAAGGAAACGGACATCAAGCACCTCCGAAAGCTCAAACACCCCAACATCATTACTTTCAA AGGGATCTGTACGCAAGCGCCATGTTACTGCATCCTCATGGAGTACTGTGCCCAAGGCCAACTGTATGAGGTGCTGCGAGCGGGTAGGCAGATCACGCCATCGCTCCTCATGGACTGGGCCATGGGCGTCGCCGGCGGGATGAACTACCTTCACCTCCACAAGATCATCCACAGAGACCTCAAATCGCCAAA TATTCTTATCACGTATGACGACGCGGTGAAGATCTCTGATTTTGGCACGTCTAAGGAGTTGAGCGACAAGAGCACCAAGATGTCCTTTGCTGGTACGGTGGCCTGGATGGCCCCCGAGGTCATACGGAACGAACCCGTCTCTGAGAAGGTGGACATTTG GTCTTTCGGCGTTGTGCTTTGGGAGATGCTGACAGGAGAGGTGCCCTACAAGGACGTGGACTCCTCCGCTATCATCTGGGGAGTGGGCAACAACAGCTTGCAGCTGCCCGTACCTGACAGCTGCCCCGACAGCTTCAAACTGCTCTTGAGGCAGAGCTG GAATTGCAAACCAAGAAACAGACCCTCGTTCCGACAGATTCTCCTGCATCTTGATATTGCTTCGGCGGACATTTTGTCGACTCCGCAAGAAACCTACTTCCAATCACAA GCCGAGTGGAGAGATGAGGTCAGGCATCACTTTGAGAAGATCAAGTCAGAGGGCACGTGTCTTCACCGGTTGGATGAGGAGCTCATCAAACGCCGCAGGGAGGAACTGAG ACATGCGCTTGACATCCGGGAGCACTACGAGAGGAAACTGGAGCGAGCCAACAATCTCTACATGGAGCTCAACGCCATCATGCTGCAGTTGGAACTCAAGGAGAAAGAGCTGCTCAA GAGGGAGCAGTCGCTGGACAAGAAGTACCCGGGCTGCTTCAAGCACCACAGCTCCAGACAATCGGCCTCCTCCAACTCCATGGAGAAACTCATGAAGAAACGCAACGTGCCTCAGAAGCTGCCCGCGCACAGCAAGAG GCCGGACATACTGAAGTCAGAAGTGATCCTTCCCAAACTGGACTCGTCCATGACTCAGGTGACCATCCCCACCAAGGGCTCCACATCGCCGGGCCGCTCTCGCCGAGGCAAGCCTCGCTACAGGAAGGCGGGCAAAGGCGGCGGAAACGAGTTGGCTCAGCTCAAGGCCACACTGTCCTCGTCATTGGCCGCCATCAGTGCTGGCACCGGCAAGCAGCGCCTGGACCCCGGCGCCGCACTCAGGGGCCTGCGTCACGACTTGCTGCTCAAGAAGATGTCGTCCTCCAGCCCTGACCTCATCTCCACCACGCTGGAAGCGGAGGAGCGCCGCAAGGGCCGGCCCGGACCCGGCCTGGACCGGGCGGGCAGCCGGAGCGCCTCGGCCGGGCTAGAGGAAGACGGCCCGGACCCTGGCCCCGACACTGGCGGGGAAGAACTGGCGGAAACGCCCCCGCGCAGTGACACGCCCAGCGAAGACGCCGCCTCCGTCCCGTTCGTTAGCAGCCCCGACTCGCCCTGCGGCAGGGGGGCGGCGGCTGCGAGGCCCCCGTCCACCGGATCGCCCCGCGTTCCACAGGACGGCGAGGAAAAGGAGGAGGGTGTCGTCATCACGCGTTCGCCTAGAAGTCAGCGACTCACGCCGTCGGCGCTGCTCTACAGGGCGGCCGTCACGCGTAGTCAG AGGCGCGGCGTGTCCTCCGAAGAGGAAGAAGGCGAGGTGGACAGCGAAGTGGAGCTGCCAACAAGATG gAGGCCGGCAAGTATGAGCAAGTGCCAGTCGCTGTCCACGTTCAGCTCGGAGAACCTTTCCGTGTCGGACGGCGAGGAAGGCAACACCACAGAACGCTCGCACAGCGGCACTCCCGATGCAGTCAGCACCAACACGGACGAGCGTCTGGACGACAAGAGTGACGACCTCCTCTCACAAGGATCCGAAATACCCGCCGACCCCTCCGACCCGGCTCGCCGCGCCGCCTCCGACGGTCTCTCTGAGAAGGAAGCCGCCGTGCGACGCGTCCGGACGCAGCTAGCCGGACACGAGCTCAACGACGAC GTTCTCTATGATGACTCAGACTGCGACAGCGCCGAGCTGGACCAACCGGGCTGCGTGGAGCCCAGCCAGAACTGGTGA